A single region of the Methylocystis echinoides genome encodes:
- the thrS gene encoding threonine--tRNA ligase → MVAVTFPDGASRQFEAGVTGFDIAKSISPSLAKRTVAMTLDGALVDLMKPVQKDAKIEFVSRDDPRALELIRHDAAHVLAEAVQELYPGTQVTIGPVIENGFYYDFHRAEPFTPEDLPVIEKKMREIIARDAPIVREEWDRDHAKTWFIAKGETFKGELIDSIKSDEPLSVYKQGHWLDLCRGPHLPSVGKVGNAFKLMKVAGAYWRGDSTKPMLSRIYGTAWTTQEELDAYLHRLEEAERRDHRRLGREMDLFHFQEEGPGAIFWHPKGWTLFQSLVSYMRRKQKAAGYTEVNTPQVLDRALWETSGHWQTYRENMFVTKTEDERVFAIKPMNCPGHVQIFKNGLKSYRDLPVKIAEFGVVHRYEPSGALHGMMRVRAFTQDDAHIFCSEEQIMEEALKINDLILTIYRDFGFDDVVVKLSTRPEKRVGSDEAWDKAEAALGRVLDELAKRGLKTSIQEGEGAFYGPKLEYTLRDAIGREWQCGTTQVDFNLPVRFGAFYIGQDSEKKTPVMIHRAMFGSLERFTGILIEHYAGHLPLWLSPLQIVICTITQEADDYAYEVAAAARKLGLNVDVDARNEKITYKVREHSHAKVPVLLVAGKKEAAERTISMRRLGSQQQTQLAIDEALAQLAAEATPPDVRG, encoded by the coding sequence ATGGTTGCAGTGACATTCCCCGACGGGGCGTCCCGTCAGTTCGAAGCCGGCGTCACGGGCTTCGACATCGCCAAGAGCATCTCCCCCTCCCTCGCCAAGCGCACCGTCGCCATGACGCTCGACGGCGCGCTCGTCGATCTCATGAAGCCTGTCCAGAAGGACGCGAAGATCGAGTTCGTCTCGCGTGACGATCCGCGCGCGCTGGAGCTCATTCGCCACGACGCCGCCCATGTGCTGGCCGAGGCGGTGCAGGAGCTTTATCCCGGCACGCAGGTGACGATCGGCCCGGTGATCGAGAACGGTTTCTATTACGATTTCCATCGCGCCGAGCCCTTCACGCCCGAAGACCTGCCGGTCATCGAGAAGAAGATGCGCGAGATCATCGCCCGCGACGCGCCCATCGTCCGCGAGGAATGGGATCGCGACCATGCGAAGACATGGTTCATCGCCAAGGGCGAGACCTTCAAGGGCGAGCTGATCGACAGCATCAAGTCCGACGAGCCGCTCAGCGTCTACAAGCAGGGCCACTGGCTCGATCTCTGTCGCGGTCCGCATCTGCCGTCGGTCGGCAAGGTCGGCAACGCCTTCAAGCTCATGAAGGTCGCGGGCGCCTATTGGCGCGGCGACTCGACCAAGCCGATGCTGTCGCGCATCTACGGCACGGCCTGGACCACGCAGGAAGAGCTGGACGCCTATCTGCATCGCCTCGAGGAGGCCGAGCGCCGCGATCATCGCCGCCTCGGGCGCGAAATGGATCTCTTCCATTTTCAGGAGGAGGGGCCGGGCGCGATCTTCTGGCATCCCAAGGGCTGGACCCTCTTCCAGTCGCTCGTGTCCTACATGCGCCGCAAGCAGAAGGCGGCGGGCTATACGGAGGTCAATACGCCGCAGGTGCTCGACCGCGCCCTGTGGGAGACCTCGGGCCATTGGCAGACCTATCGTGAGAACATGTTCGTCACCAAGACGGAAGACGAGCGCGTTTTCGCCATCAAGCCAATGAACTGCCCGGGCCATGTGCAGATCTTCAAGAACGGGCTCAAGTCCTATCGCGACCTGCCGGTGAAGATCGCCGAGTTCGGCGTCGTGCATCGGTATGAGCCGTCGGGCGCCCTGCACGGCATGATGCGCGTGCGCGCCTTCACGCAGGACGACGCGCATATCTTCTGCTCGGAAGAGCAGATCATGGAAGAGGCGCTGAAGATCAACGACCTCATTCTGACGATCTACCGCGACTTCGGTTTCGACGACGTCGTCGTGAAGCTGTCGACACGGCCGGAGAAGCGCGTGGGTTCGGACGAGGCCTGGGACAAGGCTGAAGCCGCGCTCGGCCGCGTGCTCGACGAACTCGCCAAGCGCGGGCTCAAGACCAGCATTCAGGAAGGCGAGGGCGCCTTCTATGGGCCCAAGCTCGAATATACCTTGCGCGACGCCATCGGCCGCGAATGGCAATGCGGCACGACGCAGGTGGACTTCAATCTGCCGGTGCGTTTTGGCGCCTTCTACATCGGACAGGACAGCGAGAAGAAGACGCCGGTGATGATTCACCGCGCCATGTTCGGCTCGCTGGAGCGCTTCACCGGCATATTGATCGAGCATTACGCGGGCCATCTGCCGCTGTGGCTGTCGCCCTTGCAGATCGTCATCTGCACGATCACGCAGGAGGCGGACGACTACGCCTATGAGGTCGCCGCCGCCGCGCGAAAACTCGGGCTCAATGTCGACGTTGACGCGCGCAACGAGAAGATCACCTACAAGGTGCGCGAACATTCGCATGCGAAGGTTCCGGTGCTTCTCGTCGCCGGCAAGAAGGAGGCGGCCGAGCGCACGATCTCCATGCGCCGGCTCGGCTCGCAGCAGCAGACGCAGCTCGCGATCGACGAGGCGCTGGCGCAGCTCGCCGCCGAAGCCACGCCGCCGGACGTGCGCGGGTAA
- a CDS encoding DUF6513 domain-containing protein, whose translation MSERLLFLTGHLAHPRLERMVAGFGEKAQGWRIHDIGVKVAALMTQDIILRRLPRPLEADRVILPGRCRADLDALTEAFGVPFERGPEEIADLPAWLGHGGGAPDLSRYDMRIFAEIVDASKMRVAEVVEKARGLVRDGADVIDLGCLPDTPFDHMEETIAALKAEGFRVSVDSANVSELSRAVAAGADHLLSLDEETLSILPDNSALVPVLVPRPHGDLDSLQRAAKIARAKGINFILDPILDPIHFGFAASIARYVELRAREPEAEIMMGTGNLTELTDADTAGITAAMLGVCSELDIRYLLTVQVSPHTRRTLQEHDAARRLMYAARADRALPKGYSDALLQVHDRRPFSSTPGEIAELARELRDSNFRIETSHDGVHIFAKHFHAVEQDAMSLFPHLNVEHDGGHAFYLGTELMKAELAFRLGKRYRQDEPLDFGVAMDVADEDATRFREAGHTLRKAGEGK comes from the coding sequence ATGAGCGAACGCCTGCTGTTTCTCACCGGCCATCTGGCCCATCCGCGACTGGAGCGGATGGTCGCCGGCTTTGGCGAGAAGGCGCAGGGCTGGCGCATCCACGACATTGGCGTGAAGGTCGCGGCGCTGATGACGCAGGACATCATCCTGCGCCGCCTGCCCCGCCCGCTGGAGGCAGACCGCGTCATCCTGCCCGGACGCTGCCGCGCCGATCTCGACGCGCTGACGGAAGCCTTCGGCGTCCCTTTCGAGCGCGGACCGGAGGAAATCGCCGACCTCCCGGCCTGGCTCGGTCACGGGGGCGGCGCGCCGGATCTCTCGCGCTACGACATGCGCATTTTCGCGGAGATCGTCGACGCCTCGAAGATGCGCGTCGCCGAAGTCGTGGAAAAGGCGCGCGGCCTCGTGCGCGACGGCGCCGATGTGATTGACCTCGGCTGCCTGCCCGACACGCCCTTCGACCATATGGAAGAGACCATCGCCGCGCTGAAGGCGGAAGGGTTCAGGGTCTCGGTCGACTCGGCGAATGTGTCGGAGCTCTCCCGCGCCGTGGCGGCGGGGGCCGATCATCTGCTCAGCCTCGACGAAGAGACGCTCTCGATCCTGCCCGACAATTCGGCCCTCGTGCCGGTGCTGGTGCCGCGCCCGCATGGCGATCTCGATTCGCTGCAACGCGCCGCGAAGATCGCCCGCGCGAAGGGGATCAACTTCATCCTCGATCCGATTCTCGACCCCATCCATTTCGGCTTCGCGGCCTCCATCGCGCGCTATGTGGAACTGCGCGCGCGCGAGCCCGAGGCGGAGATCATGATGGGGACCGGCAATCTCACCGAACTCACCGACGCAGACACCGCGGGCATCACCGCAGCCATGCTGGGCGTCTGCTCCGAGCTGGACATTCGCTATCTACTCACCGTGCAGGTGAGCCCGCACACGCGCCGCACGCTGCAGGAACATGACGCGGCCCGTCGCCTGATGTATGCGGCGCGCGCCGATCGCGCCTTGCCGAAGGGCTACAGCGACGCGCTGCTTCAGGTGCACGACAGGCGCCCCTTTTCGTCGACGCCCGGCGAGATCGCCGAACTTGCGCGCGAATTGCGCGACTCGAATTTTCGCATCGAGACGTCGCATGACGGCGTGCATATTTTCGCCAAGCATTTTCATGCGGTGGAACAGGACGCCATGTCGCTCTTTCCGCACCTGAATGTCGAACACGACGGCGGCCACGCCTTTTACCTGGGAACCGAACTGATGAAAGCCGAACTCGCGTTCCGGCTCGGCAAACGCTACCGGCAGGATGAGCCGCTCGATTTTGGCGTCGCCATGGACGTCGCCGATGAAGACGCAACGCGCTTCAGGGAAGCTGGCCACACCCTGCGCAAGGCGGGCGAAGGGAAATGA
- a CDS encoding (5-formylfuran-3-yl)methyl phosphate synthase gives MTLMLASVLSREEAEVALAHGADIIDCKDPARGALGALSLAQVADIVAAIDGRLPVSAVVDLPHDAAHARRAFEEAAETGVDYIKFALPQTPDAGEIIARLAPVAQKVKLVAVLFADLAPAFEHLPALALAGFHGAMLDTAHKGKGRLIDMMSVGALSEFTARCRELRLAAGLAGALEPPDVPRLLVTGPDVLGFRGALCAQGDRRAGLDAAATALIRDLIPTRSDKIETLAAEWALIARGYIEPPGLNETDCVFLHDYVVPVEVGAYAHEYGHTQRVRFNVDAEVARLDVTDDMRSVFSYDVIMDAIKVILSGGHIAMVETIAERLAESVLLHERVRSVTVQVEKLDVAPGAVGVKIRRERHPDPRRIKPN, from the coding sequence ATGACCCTGATGTTGGCCAGCGTTCTGTCGCGCGAGGAAGCGGAGGTCGCTCTCGCCCATGGCGCCGACATCATCGACTGCAAGGACCCGGCGCGCGGCGCGCTCGGGGCGCTGTCGCTGGCGCAGGTGGCGGACATTGTCGCGGCCATCGACGGCCGCCTGCCGGTCAGCGCCGTGGTCGACCTGCCGCATGACGCCGCCCACGCCCGCCGCGCCTTCGAGGAGGCGGCCGAAACCGGCGTCGATTACATCAAATTCGCCCTGCCCCAGACGCCCGACGCCGGCGAGATCATCGCCCGGCTGGCGCCGGTGGCGCAGAAGGTGAAGCTCGTCGCCGTGCTCTTCGCTGACCTTGCGCCCGCTTTCGAGCATCTCCCCGCGCTCGCGCTGGCGGGCTTCCACGGCGCCATGCTGGACACGGCGCACAAGGGCAAGGGCCGGCTCATCGACATGATGTCGGTCGGCGCGCTCTCCGAATTCACCGCCCGCTGCCGCGAGCTGCGCCTCGCCGCCGGCCTAGCCGGGGCGCTGGAGCCGCCGGACGTGCCGCGCCTGCTCGTCACCGGGCCGGACGTTCTGGGCTTCCGTGGCGCGCTCTGCGCCCAGGGCGACCGTCGCGCGGGGCTCGACGCCGCCGCCACCGCGCTGATCCGCGACCTGATCCCCACCCGCAGCGACAAGATCGAGACGCTCGCCGCCGAATGGGCGCTGATCGCGCGCGGCTACATCGAGCCGCCGGGGCTCAACGAGACCGATTGCGTCTTCCTGCACGATTACGTCGTGCCGGTCGAGGTCGGCGCCTATGCGCATGAATATGGCCATACGCAGCGCGTGCGCTTCAATGTCGACGCGGAAGTGGCGCGTCTCGACGTGACCGACGACATGCGCTCGGTGTTTTCGTACGACGTCATCATGGACGCCATCAAGGTGATCCTCTCGGGCGGCCATATCGCCATGGTGGAGACGATCGCCGAGCGTCTGGCCGAAAGCGTGCTGCTGCACGAGCGGGTGCGCTCGGTGACCGTGCAGGTCGAGAAGCTCGACGTCGCGCCCGGCGCGGTGGGCGTGAAGATCCGGCGCGAGCGGCATCCCGACCCGCGCCGCATCAAGCCGAACTGA
- the rpmB gene encoding 50S ribosomal protein L28, whose translation MSRRCELTGKGVQTGNLVSHSNRKTRTRFLPNLVNVTLASEALARSVRLRISAAALRSVEHRGGLDAFLAKASNDELSQNARELKREIEKKQAGATA comes from the coding sequence ATGTCCCGGCGTTGCGAGCTGACCGGCAAGGGCGTTCAGACGGGGAATCTCGTCAGCCACTCCAATCGCAAGACGCGCACGCGTTTTCTGCCCAATCTCGTCAATGTGACGCTGGCCTCCGAGGCGCTCGCGCGCTCGGTTCGCCTGCGCATTTCGGCGGCGGCCCTGCGCTCGGTCGAGCATCGCGGCGGCCTCGACGCCTTCCTGGCCAAGGCCAGCAACGACGAGCTGTCGCAGAACGCCCGCGAGCTGAAGCGCGAGATCGAGAAGAAGCAGGCCGGCGCGACCGCCTGA
- a CDS encoding DUF447 domain-containing protein: MPLIHECVVTTLSAEGRPHIAPLGLIEDGAHWIAAPFRPSTTLFNLEHGKKFTASFTDDPRIFAGLVTGVRSFPLTDIEGWPAPRLSVALAHAELEIDRVEADETRPRFFCRVRHTESHRPFLGMNRARSAVLEAAILATRLGRLSRKKIDSELDYLSIAIEKTAGEAEREAWEMVMEKIRAHFDKT; encoded by the coding sequence ATGCCGCTGATACACGAATGCGTCGTCACCACGCTCTCGGCGGAAGGACGCCCCCATATCGCGCCCCTCGGCCTCATCGAGGACGGCGCGCACTGGATCGCCGCGCCGTTCCGGCCCTCGACGACGCTGTTCAATCTGGAGCACGGCAAGAAATTCACGGCGAGCTTTACGGATGATCCGCGCATTTTCGCCGGCCTCGTGACCGGCGTGCGCAGTTTTCCGCTCACCGACATCGAAGGCTGGCCGGCGCCGCGCCTCTCGGTGGCGCTGGCCCATGCCGAGCTGGAGATCGATCGCGTCGAGGCGGACGAAACACGCCCGCGCTTCTTCTGCCGCGTCCGACATACGGAATCACACCGGCCGTTCCTCGGCATGAACCGCGCGCGTTCGGCGGTTCTCGAGGCGGCGATTCTGGCGACGCGCCTGGGTCGGCTGTCGCGGAAGAAGATCGACAGCGAACTCGACTATCTCAGCATCGCTATCGAGAAGACCGCAGGCGAGGCCGAGCGCGAGGCCTGGGAGATGGTGATGGAAAAAATACGCGCGCATTTCGACAAGACGTGA
- a CDS encoding flavoprotein: MTKKQVVTPRWGWALTGSGHFFTESLEMIRTLGHCDLFVSKAAAEVVRMYKHDLNLPDTIRIFKDTTASAAPVGGFYYNVYHTLVVAPATSNTVAKAVYGISDNLATNVFAQAGKCRVPTIVFACDTAPELETRAPKGMVMVYPRRIDLENTDKLKTFEATQVVESLAALQEAVERRKRELAEQA, from the coding sequence ATGACAAAAAAACAGGTTGTCACGCCGCGCTGGGGATGGGCGCTCACGGGCTCCGGCCATTTCTTCACCGAAAGTCTGGAGATGATCCGCACGCTCGGCCATTGCGACCTCTTCGTCAGCAAGGCGGCGGCGGAGGTCGTGCGCATGTACAAGCACGATCTCAACCTCCCCGACACGATCCGCATCTTCAAGGACACGACCGCCAGCGCCGCGCCGGTCGGTGGCTTCTACTACAACGTCTATCACACGCTCGTCGTCGCGCCGGCGACCTCGAACACGGTGGCCAAGGCCGTCTATGGCATCTCCGACAATCTGGCGACGAACGTCTTCGCACAGGCCGGCAAGTGCCGCGTGCCGACGATCGTCTTCGCCTGCGACACGGCGCCGGAGCTCGAAACCCGCGCGCCCAAGGGCATGGTGATGGTCTATCCGCGTCGGATCGATCTGGAGAACACCGACAAGCTGAAGACTTTCGAGGCGACGCAGGTGGTCGAGAGCCTCGCCGCGCTTCAGGAAGCCGTGGAGCGGCGCAAGCGCGAGCTGGCCGAGCAGGCGTAA
- a CDS encoding NAD(P)-dependent methylenetetrahydromethanopterin dehydrogenase codes for MAKAILHMLSTLKHMSPFDVNMALDAGYDSAIPYTNVTLDEVTALVQDAMFSRAPSAALKTGIFFAGRDAVLALDMLEEAKKALLKPFEVSLFADPYGSFTTAGAMVACTEKILREKKGRELKGAKIVIYGATGVVGYSSAVISALEGAEVTVVGYSGLDRVAKQADEMNKRFNIKVTPADGSNSEMVRELLLKHEVALCCARAGVQVLSKADLNAAKNLLIAADVNAVPPLGVEGCGLHDNGVVVSDHGALGIGALAIGNVKYGTESGLFKQMVTSDKPLCLDFRHAFALARQLV; via the coding sequence ATGGCCAAAGCAATTCTGCATATGCTCAGCACGTTGAAGCATATGAGCCCCTTCGATGTGAACATGGCCCTGGACGCCGGCTACGATTCGGCGATTCCCTATACCAATGTCACCCTCGACGAAGTCACCGCGCTGGTGCAGGACGCCATGTTCTCCCGCGCGCCCTCCGCCGCCCTGAAAACCGGCATTTTCTTCGCGGGTCGCGACGCCGTGCTGGCGCTCGACATGCTCGAGGAAGCCAAGAAGGCGCTGCTGAAGCCCTTCGAAGTGTCCCTCTTCGCCGACCCTTACGGCTCCTTCACCACCGCCGGCGCGATGGTCGCCTGCACGGAGAAGATCCTGCGCGAGAAGAAGGGCCGGGAGCTCAAGGGCGCCAAGATCGTGATCTACGGCGCGACCGGCGTCGTCGGCTATTCCTCGGCCGTCATTTCGGCGCTGGAAGGCGCTGAGGTCACGGTGGTCGGCTACAGTGGCCTGGATCGCGTCGCCAAGCAGGCCGACGAGATGAACAAGCGCTTCAACATCAAGGTGACGCCGGCCGACGGCAGCAACAGCGAGATGGTGCGCGAGCTGCTCCTGAAGCATGAAGTCGCCCTGTGCTGCGCCCGCGCTGGCGTGCAGGTCCTGTCCAAGGCCGATCTCAACGCCGCGAAGAACCTGCTGATCGCCGCCGATGTGAACGCCGTGCCGCCGCTGGGCGTCGAGGGCTGCGGCCTGCACGACAATGGCGTCGTGGTCTCGGATCATGGCGCGCTGGGCATTGGCGCGCTCGCCATCGGCAATGTGAAATACGGCACGGAATCGGGCCTGTTCAAGCAGATGGTCACCTCCGACAAGCCGCTCTGCCTCGACTTCCGCCACGCTTTCGCGCTGGCGCGGCAGCTCGTCTGA
- a CDS encoding hydantoinase/oxoprolinase family protein has product MTTTIGWDIGGAHVKAARVEAGRLVAVTQRACAPHLGLAHLEAPIRDTLAELGPADRHRITMTAELSDAFVDRTQGVVSVAAIAAREIAAGEILFYAGARGFVARAEVAQAARAIASANWRASAELVAQHCAEALLIDMGSTTTDLVPIRKGAVAALGETDAERLAQGELAYAGFSRGAPQAYTSRAPVAGRWTLLVNESFASMADVRRVLGDLPEGDSRADLSPTADGRPKTVAAASARLSRLVGEDRLGDAQARAFADYLARAQLRVIEDQIALLDSRNAFSPAAPVVGAGVGRDLVARLVMAQGRAYRDFADFLDAPAALAAAAGDCAPAASLALLRLES; this is encoded by the coding sequence ATGACGACGACCATCGGCTGGGACATTGGCGGCGCCCATGTGAAGGCGGCGCGCGTGGAGGCGGGACGGCTCGTCGCCGTGACGCAGCGCGCTTGCGCCCCGCATCTGGGTCTCGCGCATCTCGAAGCGCCGATTCGGGACACGCTCGCAGAACTCGGCCCCGCCGACCGGCACCGCATCACCATGACGGCGGAACTTTCCGACGCCTTCGTCGATCGAACGCAGGGCGTCGTCTCCGTCGCCGCCATCGCCGCGCGGGAGATCGCCGCCGGGGAGATACTCTTTTACGCGGGCGCGCGCGGCTTCGTGGCGCGCGCCGAGGTTGCGCAGGCGGCGCGCGCCATCGCCTCGGCGAACTGGCGCGCGAGCGCGGAACTGGTCGCGCAGCATTGCGCTGAGGCGCTGTTGATCGACATGGGATCGACGACGACGGACCTCGTCCCCATTCGCAAGGGCGCGGTCGCGGCGCTCGGCGAGACCGACGCCGAACGGCTCGCGCAGGGCGAACTCGCTTATGCCGGTTTCTCCCGCGGCGCGCCGCAGGCCTATACGAGCCGCGCGCCCGTCGCTGGACGCTGGACGCTGCTCGTCAACGAAAGCTTTGCGTCCATGGCGGATGTCCGCCGGGTGCTCGGCGATCTGCCGGAGGGCGACAGCCGCGCCGATCTGTCGCCGACGGCGGACGGCCGGCCGAAAACCGTCGCCGCCGCCTCCGCGCGGCTTTCGCGTCTTGTCGGCGAGGACCGGCTGGGCGACGCGCAGGCGCGCGCATTCGCCGATTATCTTGCCCGCGCGCAGCTGCGGGTGATCGAGGATCAGATCGCGCTCCTCGACTCGCGCAACGCCTTTTCCCCTGCGGCGCCGGTCGTCGGCGCGGGCGTGGGCCGCGACCTCGTGGCGCGACTCGTGATGGCGCAAGGCCGCGCCTATCGGGATTTCGCTGACTTCCTCGATGCGCCCGCCGCGCTCGCGGCGGCCGCCGGCGACTGCGCGCCTGCGGCGTCCCTCGCGCTGCTCCGACTCGAAAGCTGA
- the fae gene encoding formaldehyde-activating enzyme: MALINKMLVGESLVGEGNEVAHIDLIMGPRGSAAELAFANALVNNKDGFTTLLAVVAPNLLCKPNTILFNKVTIKGAKQAVQMFGPAQHGVAKAVADSVAEGVIPVSEADDIFISVGVFIHWDASDDKKIQDYNYTATKEAIARAVRGEPKASEVVAKRNDAKHPFAPN; this comes from the coding sequence ATGGCTCTTATCAACAAGATGCTGGTCGGCGAGTCGCTCGTCGGTGAAGGCAACGAAGTCGCGCACATCGACCTGATCATGGGTCCGCGCGGTTCGGCCGCCGAGCTTGCCTTCGCCAACGCGCTGGTCAACAACAAGGACGGCTTCACGACGCTTCTCGCGGTCGTTGCGCCGAACCTGCTCTGCAAGCCGAACACCATCCTGTTCAACAAGGTCACCATCAAGGGCGCCAAGCAGGCTGTCCAGATGTTCGGCCCGGCCCAGCACGGCGTCGCCAAGGCGGTTGCCGATTCGGTCGCCGAAGGCGTGATTCCGGTTTCGGAAGCCGACGACATCTTCATTTCGGTCGGCGTGTTCATTCACTGGGACGCTTCGGACGACAAGAAGATCCAAGACTACAACTACACCGCCACGAAGGAAGCCATCGCCCGCGCCGTTCGCGGCGAGCCGAAGGCCTCGGAAGTCGTCGCCAAGCGCAACGACGCGAAGCACCCCTTCGCTCCGAACTGA
- a CDS encoding uridylate kinase yields the protein MPREARPLLVAKIGGSLHDSPNLAGWIEALRAWPHRLTLVSGGGPFADAVRAAQPKLRYDDETAHAMAVLAMEQYALALARLHDLDLAATPGEMAEVHERGRIALWRASEMVSAATDIAPGWDVTSDSLAAWLARRCGASALLMIKSVDIGADSALPGLVSAGVVDPAFPDYVDGTPVTVAGPRALAHATQKLASGALPGVPVASATQKIAS from the coding sequence ATGCCGCGCGAGGCCCGCCCCCTTCTCGTCGCCAAGATCGGCGGCAGCCTCCACGATTCGCCCAATCTCGCCGGCTGGATCGAGGCGCTCCGGGCATGGCCGCACCGGCTGACGCTGGTCTCCGGCGGCGGCCCCTTCGCCGACGCCGTGCGCGCCGCGCAGCCGAAACTGCGCTATGACGACGAAACCGCCCACGCGATGGCGGTGCTGGCCATGGAGCAATATGCGCTGGCGCTGGCGCGCCTCCACGACCTCGACCTTGCCGCGACCCCCGGCGAGATGGCCGAGGTCCATGAGCGGGGACGCATTGCGCTGTGGCGGGCGTCGGAAATGGTTTCGGCCGCGACGGACATCGCGCCGGGCTGGGACGTCACCTCGGACAGTCTCGCCGCCTGGCTCGCGCGCCGATGCGGCGCCTCCGCGCTGCTGATGATCAAGAGCGTCGACATCGGCGCCGATTCTGCTTTGCCCGGCCTTGTCTCGGCCGGCGTTGTCGATCCGGCCTTTCCCGACTATGTCGACGGAACGCCCGTCACCGTCGCCGGCCCGCGCGCGCTCGCCCATGCGACGCAAAAACTGGCCAGCGGCGCCCTGCCCGGCGTTCCCGTCGCCTCCGCAACACAGAAGATCGCTTCATGA
- a CDS encoding bifunctional folylpolyglutamate synthase/dihydrofolate synthase: MDQHDAILSRLLTLHPKKIDLSLGRTERLLEALGRPDLRLPPTIHVAGTNGKGSTIAFLRAMLEAAGQRVHVYTSPHLIRFNERIRLGQDGGGRLVDDERLNAILERCEEANGGQPITFFEVTTAAAFSLFADTPADWLLLETGLGGRYDSTNVIQNPKATIITSVSLDHMEFLGDTVEKIAYEKAGIFKRGAPAIIGFQSEGAEKVLEREARRIGAPLHVAGQDFHVREENGRLVFEDERGLLDLPLPRLAGRHQHLNAAGAIAALRAVWPDMPTRAMETGLSRAEWPARLQRLLRGKIVDLAPAGAEVWLDGGHNEDGGRVLAEAMAEFHDRSPRPLALICGAQTTKDVRALLRHFAGLAREVVAVPVEGEHKSWPPEEVAALAKAEGIPASAAANSVEEALGILSSRAFAEPPRVLIAGSLYLAATVLAANGSQIE, encoded by the coding sequence ATGGATCAGCATGACGCGATCCTGTCGCGACTGCTCACGCTTCATCCCAAGAAGATCGACCTGTCGCTCGGGCGCACCGAGCGGCTGCTGGAGGCGCTCGGCCGGCCCGATCTGCGCCTGCCGCCGACGATCCATGTCGCCGGCACCAACGGCAAGGGCTCGACCATCGCCTTTCTGCGCGCCATGCTGGAGGCAGCCGGGCAGCGCGTGCATGTCTATACCTCGCCGCATCTCATCCGCTTCAACGAGCGCATAAGGCTCGGGCAGGACGGCGGCGGCAGGCTTGTCGACGACGAACGCCTCAACGCCATTCTGGAGCGTTGCGAAGAGGCCAATGGCGGCCAGCCCATCACCTTCTTCGAGGTGACGACCGCCGCCGCCTTCTCGCTTTTCGCCGATACGCCCGCCGACTGGCTGCTGCTGGAGACCGGCCTCGGCGGTCGCTACGATTCGACCAACGTCATCCAGAACCCCAAGGCGACGATCATCACCTCCGTGTCGCTGGATCATATGGAATTTCTCGGCGATACGGTCGAGAAGATCGCCTATGAGAAGGCGGGGATTTTCAAGCGCGGCGCGCCGGCGATCATCGGCTTCCAGTCCGAGGGCGCCGAGAAGGTGCTGGAGCGCGAGGCCCGCCGCATCGGCGCGCCGCTCCATGTCGCGGGGCAGGACTTCCATGTCCGCGAGGAAAACGGCCGGCTCGTTTTCGAGGACGAGCGCGGCCTGCTCGATCTGCCGCTGCCCCGGCTCGCCGGGCGCCACCAGCATCTCAACGCCGCCGGCGCCATTGCGGCGCTGCGCGCGGTGTGGCCGGACATGCCGACCCGCGCCATGGAGACCGGCCTCTCCCGCGCCGAATGGCCGGCGCGGCTTCAGCGCCTGCTGCGCGGAAAGATCGTCGATCTGGCCCCGGCCGGCGCCGAGGTCTGGCTCGACGGCGGCCATAATGAGGACGGCGGCCGGGTGCTCGCGGAGGCCATGGCCGAGTTCCACGACCGTTCGCCGCGCCCACTGGCGCTGATCTGCGGCGCGCAGACGACGAAGGACGTGCGCGCCCTGCTGCGCCATTTCGCCGGGCTGGCGCGGGAAGTGGTGGCCGTCCCGGTCGAGGGCGAGCACAAGAGCTGGCCGCCGGAGGAAGTCGCCGCGCTGGCGAAGGCGGAAGGGATTCCGGCGTCTGCGGCGGCGAACAGCGTCGAGGAGGCGCTGGGGATTTTGTCGTCACGCGCCTTTGCCGAACCGCCGCGCGTGCTGATCGCGGGCTCGCTGTATCTGGCGGCGACGGTGCTGGCGGCGAATGGGTCGCAGATCGAGTAG